A DNA window from Augochlora pura isolate Apur16 chromosome 9, APUR_v2.2.1, whole genome shotgun sequence contains the following coding sequences:
- the LOC144474783 gene encoding uncharacterized protein LOC144474783 isoform X2, producing MPSSKTRIAIIGGGVAGLVVARHAVTKLDTYSLTLFEQTDQIGGTWVYTDEIDVDKHGLPIHSSMYKNLRTNLPREIMQIPDFPMKQQDGPSFVHHSAIREYLGDYAKHFNLHPYIKFNTLVKHVKPVTQRNGQTIWMITYEDLLTKAETTKTFDTVVVCNGHYTVGHVPHIPGIETFPGGQIHSHQYRLPELYARKTVCILGASWSGIDIAMEVAQYAEKVYLSHNLPESVDSNVLKNVEEKPGVQSIQGKKFTFSDGSTAEVDNFIYCTGYKFTYPFMSAKVEMRTDDNHVEPIYKHLVHMDYQNLFVMGLPEGHIRLPSPEQMRVEYEAEKTALLNQGIPLRHIAKLKERQWAYYDEIAASVNVPSLPPVIRKIYDHCNLMREKDFTTYKKLQYRIVDDENFVVCCCKPC from the exons ATGCCAAGTAGCAAGACTAGAATTGCCATAATCGGCGGTGGTGTTGCCGGATTGGTGGTAGCTCGCCACGCAGTTACGAAATTGGACACCTACAGTCTCACATTGTTTGAGCAAACCGATCAAATCGGTGGCACATGGGTGTACACCGACGAAATTGACGTCGACAAGCATGGATTGCCGATTCATAGCAGCATGTACAAGAACCTGAG AACAAACCTTCCGCGTGAAATAATGCAGATACCCGATTTTCCAATGAAGCAACAGGATGGTCCGTCGTTCGTCCATCATTCTGCGATTCGAGAATACTTGGGCGATTATGCGAAACACTTTAATCTGCATCCTTACATAAAG TTCAACACCCTCGTGAAACACGTGAAGCCGGTGACCCAGCGAAACGGGCAAACGATATGGATGATCACTTACGAGGACCTGCTAACGAAAGCGGAGACCACGAAAACATTCGACACCGTGGTCGTGTGCAACGGGCATTACACGGTGGGCCACGTTCCCCATATCCCGGGTATCGAAACGTTCCCAGGAGGACAAATACACAGCCACCAGTATAGATTACCGGAACTGTACGCCAGGAAAACCGTTTGCATCCTCGGCGCGTCTTGGTCCGGCATTGACATTGCCATGGAGGTCGCGCAATACGCGGAAAAG GTGTACCTAAGTCACAATTTACCGGAGTCGGTGGATTCGAATGTATTGAAAAACGTGGAGGAAAAGCCTGGGGTTCAATCCATTCAAGGAAAGAAATTCACGTTCAGCGACGGTTCCACCGCTGAAGTGGACAACTTCATATATTGCACCG GGTATAAGTTCACGTATCCCTTTATGTCGGCTAAAGTTGAGATGCGTACGGACGACAATCACGTTGAGCcgatatataaacatttagtCCACATGGATTACCAAAATTTATTCGTGATGGGACTACCAG AGGGTCACATTCGTTTACCTTCGCCGGAACAAATGCGCGTGGAATACGAGGCTGAGAAAACAGCCCTGCTTAATCAAGGAATACCT tTACGACATATCGCCAAGCTGAAAGAAAGGCAATGGGCATATTACGATGAAATTGCTGCCAGCGTGAACGTCCCAAGTTTGCCGCCGGTAATCAGGAAAATCTACGACCATTGCAACCTGATGCGCGAAAAAGACTTTACCACTTACAAAAAGCTACAATATCgtatcgtcgacgacgagaaTTTCGTAGTGTGTTGTTGTAAACCTTGTTAG
- the LOC144474783 gene encoding uncharacterized protein LOC144474783 isoform X1, with the protein MPSSKTRIAIIGGGVAGLVVARHAVTKLDTYSLTLFEQTDQIGGTWVYTDEIDVDKHGLPIHSSMYKNLRTNLPREIMQIPDFPMKQQDGPSFVHHSAIREYLGDYAKHFNLHPYIKFNTLVKHVKPVTQRNGQTIWMITYEDLLTKAETTKTFDTVVVCNGHYTVGHVPHIPGIETFPGGQIHSHQYRLPELYARKTVCILGASWSGIDIAMEVAQYAEKVYLSHNLPESVDSNVLKNVEEKPGVQSIQGKKFTFSDGSTAEVDNFIYCTGYKFTYPFMSAKVEMRTDDNHVEPIYKHLVHMDYQNLFVMGLPGIVIPFPMFHLQAQYILAILEGHIRLPSPEQMRVEYEAEKTALLNQGIPLRHIAKLKERQWAYYDEIAASVNVPSLPPVIRKIYDHCNLMREKDFTTYKKLQYRIVDDENFVVCCCKPC; encoded by the exons ATGCCAAGTAGCAAGACTAGAATTGCCATAATCGGCGGTGGTGTTGCCGGATTGGTGGTAGCTCGCCACGCAGTTACGAAATTGGACACCTACAGTCTCACATTGTTTGAGCAAACCGATCAAATCGGTGGCACATGGGTGTACACCGACGAAATTGACGTCGACAAGCATGGATTGCCGATTCATAGCAGCATGTACAAGAACCTGAG AACAAACCTTCCGCGTGAAATAATGCAGATACCCGATTTTCCAATGAAGCAACAGGATGGTCCGTCGTTCGTCCATCATTCTGCGATTCGAGAATACTTGGGCGATTATGCGAAACACTTTAATCTGCATCCTTACATAAAG TTCAACACCCTCGTGAAACACGTGAAGCCGGTGACCCAGCGAAACGGGCAAACGATATGGATGATCACTTACGAGGACCTGCTAACGAAAGCGGAGACCACGAAAACATTCGACACCGTGGTCGTGTGCAACGGGCATTACACGGTGGGCCACGTTCCCCATATCCCGGGTATCGAAACGTTCCCAGGAGGACAAATACACAGCCACCAGTATAGATTACCGGAACTGTACGCCAGGAAAACCGTTTGCATCCTCGGCGCGTCTTGGTCCGGCATTGACATTGCCATGGAGGTCGCGCAATACGCGGAAAAG GTGTACCTAAGTCACAATTTACCGGAGTCGGTGGATTCGAATGTATTGAAAAACGTGGAGGAAAAGCCTGGGGTTCAATCCATTCAAGGAAAGAAATTCACGTTCAGCGACGGTTCCACCGCTGAAGTGGACAACTTCATATATTGCACCG GGTATAAGTTCACGTATCCCTTTATGTCGGCTAAAGTTGAGATGCGTACGGACGACAATCACGTTGAGCcgatatataaacatttagtCCACATGGATTACCAAAATTTATTCGTGATGGGACTACCAGGTATTGTGATACCATTCCCGATGTTCCATCTGCAGGCTCAGTACATCCTTGCTATTCTAGAGGGTCACATTCGTTTACCTTCGCCGGAACAAATGCGCGTGGAATACGAGGCTGAGAAAACAGCCCTGCTTAATCAAGGAATACCT tTACGACATATCGCCAAGCTGAAAGAAAGGCAATGGGCATATTACGATGAAATTGCTGCCAGCGTGAACGTCCCAAGTTTGCCGCCGGTAATCAGGAAAATCTACGACCATTGCAACCTGATGCGCGAAAAAGACTTTACCACTTACAAAAAGCTACAATATCgtatcgtcgacgacgagaaTTTCGTAGTGTGTTGTTGTAAACCTTGTTAG
- the LOC144474790 gene encoding proteasome subunit beta type-2-like: protein MECLIGIKFKDFVLIGADMTTAHSIMVMKSDEHKIHKISNKLVMAVSGESGDTTQFSEYIGKNIQLYKMRNGYELAPRAAASFTRRNLADYLRSRTPYFVNLLMGGYDDHTGPELFFIDYLASCVSVPYAAHGYGGFFSLAIMDRYHKLDSTEEEAYALMKMCVREIQKRLIVNLPNFKVQIVSKDGVKELKPITAQSLAMEDDSKA from the exons ATGGAGTGTTTAATCGGAATTAAGTTCAAAGATTTTGTATTAATCGGAGCCGATATGACCACAGCCCATTCGATCATGGTAATGAAAAGCG ACGAAcacaaaattcataaaatctctAACAAGCTTGTTATGGCTGTATCCGGAGAGAGCGGCGATACGACGCAGTTTTCGGAGTACATAGGAAAGAATATACAGCTTTATAAAATGAGAAACGGTTACGAATTGGCCCCGAGAGCTGCTGCATCTTTCACTAGGAGAAACCTGGCTGACTATCTCAGAAGCAGGACACCTTACTTTGTGAATTTATTAATGGGTGGCTATGACGATCACACGGGACCAGAATTATTCTTCATTGATTATTTAGCGTCGTGTGTCAGTGTTCCTTATGCGGCACATGGCTACGGAGGCTTCTTCTCTTTGGCTATTATGGATAGGTATCACAAATTag ATTCCACAGAAGAAGAAGCGTACGCATTAATGAAAATGTGTGTCAGAGAAATTCAGAAACGTTTAATAGTGAATCTGCCTAACTTCAAGGTACAAATAGTGTCCAAAGACGGAGTGAAAGAGCTGAAACCAATCACTGCACAAAGTTTGGCAATGGAGGATGATAGTAAagcataa
- the LOC144474892 gene encoding dynein light chain Tctex-type protein 2B, whose translation MEEEKDEDLESIAPEKSKNEIKEKDDSESQVEKIEETQETQVNLEVLEVAEPEPAEQPVYQIRPQLHEKFKPLRAKEVIHNILFDQLSTKVYDAQEAIQWTKDIADIIREKVKELNFKSYKYLVNVVLGEQHGAGVKMGTRCIWDAEADAYAYDSFVNDTIFCVATVYAVYFY comes from the exons atggaggaagagaaagatgAAGATCTTGAGTCAATTGCACcagaaaaaagtaaaaatgaaatcaagGAGAAGGATGATTCTGAATCGCAGgtagaaaaaatagaagaaacgcAGGAAACGCAAGTGAACTTGGAAGTTCTTGAAGTTGCTGAACCAGAGCCTGCTGAACAACCGGTTTATCAGATACGTCCCCAACTACACGAGaa GTTTAAACCACTGAGAGCTAAAGAagttatacataatatattgtttgatCAACTTTCCACGAAAGTATACGATGCTCAAGAAGCTATTCAATGGACTAAAGATATAGCTGATATAATTAGAGAAAAAGTAAAAG AATTGAACTTCAAAAGTTACAAATATCTTGTAAATGTGGTTTTGGGTGAGCAGCATGGTGCTGGGGTAAAAATGGGTACAAGGTGTATCTGGGACGCAGAGGCTGATGCATATGCTTACGATAGTTTTGTAAAT GATACAATTTTCTGTGTTGCCACAGTGTAcgctgtatatttttattaa